Proteins from a genomic interval of Cydia amplana chromosome 8, ilCydAmpl1.1, whole genome shotgun sequence:
- the LOC134650533 gene encoding protein amnionless, translated as MRVLILSAVFALTSSAKVTWQPNTNFNIPSNFADGKLPCSKETVIFPETIQGSVRMQGDTAAQEFILPETGDIMLDGTLFIGANDKDQCLEGNKYFIDKTVSSWADPDVWSSPLYNEATPDAERVPCIGDTVAFPVNTTFAIKLPELTQTVKKVIISGVKYNLYSLVRHIMHQDDSQQFYVNSNSGIGLRINEDGCRSPIKGCPCQEYPLKIECDLKFCTVPQCLYPIKPIGFCCKICGGAISFEREQNFNLMKFKDIVERAVASYNDDNIVYHIGIVEGNKVQLVVTEKYEYKGQSAMVAHDVNGQILKGWSSGVQAVSLSGGPLSDSNYGLKIAFSMLFVVISVFGVLYAYYYKIPTSRFHLPTMPSFGRGSTAGLLSRFDRRTESIVSLTRRDSTVTVASSAGVGTAFRNPLYSSKRGRVDVVESEVDNDNL; from the coding sequence ATGAGAGTGCTCATACTGTCCGCCGTTTTCGCGCTGACGTCATCAGCCAAAGTAACATGGCAGCCGAACACAAATTTCAATATCCCTTCTAATTTCGCTGATGGAAAATTGCCGTGCTCCAAAGAAACTGTCATATTTCCTGAAACTATACAAGGCTCTGTGCGAATGCAAGGTGACACTGCTGCTCAGGAGTTTATACTCCCTGAAACAGGTGACATAATGCTAGACGGAACACTGTTCATTGGTGCAAACGACAAGGATCAATGTTTGGAAGGCAACAAATACTTCATTGATAAAACTGTGTCATCGTGGGCTGATCCGGACGTGTGGTCGTCACCGCTGTACAACGAAGCTACACCAGATGCAGAGAGAGTCCCCTGCATAGGTGATACTGTCGCTTTTCCTGTAAACACAACATTCGCAATTAAACTTCCTGAGCTAACACAAACtgtaaaaaaagtaattataagCGGCGTAAAATATAACTTATATTCTCTCGTTCGTCATATTATGCACCAAGACGATTCGCAACAGTTCTATGTAAATTCCAACAGCGGCATTGGACTAAGAATAAACGAAGATGGCTGTCGGTCTCCAATCAAAGGATGCCCTTGCCAAGAATATCCATTGAAGATTGAGTGTGATTTGAAATTTTGTACTGTGCCGCAGTGCTTATATCCTATCAAGCCAATCGGATTTTGCTGTAAAATCTGTGGCGGTGCAATTTCTTTTGAAAGAGAACAAAATTTTAACTTAATGAAGTTCAAAGATATAGTTGAACGTGCGGTTGCATCATACAACGATGACAATATAGTATATCACATTGGAATCGTTGAAGGTAACAAAGTACAGTTAGTTGTGACGGAGAAATACGAATATAAAGGTCAGAGTGCGATGGTAGCGCATGATGTAAATGGACAAATACTTAAAGGCTGGTCCTCTGGAGTGCAAGCAGTGTCTCTCAGTGGCGGACCTCTTTCTGATTCTAACTATGGTTTAAAGATTGCTTTTTCGATGTTGTTTGTGGTTATTTCAGTATTTGGAGTTCTTTAcgcttattattataagataccgACGTCTAGATTTCATCTACCGACAATGCCATCGTTTGGACGTGGTTCAACGGCGGGTCTCCTTTCCAGATTTGATAGACGAACAGAGAGTATAGTTTCATTGACAAGAAGAGACTCGACAGTCACGGTTGCGTCATCTGCGGGTGTGGGAACAGCGTTTAGGAATCCTTTGTACAGTTCAAAAAGGGGGCGTGTTGATGTCGTAGAGTCTGAAGTTGACAATGATAATTTGTGA